Proteins encoded within one genomic window of Mesobacillus subterraneus:
- a CDS encoding DAK2 domain-containing protein: MSINVLDGKRFAEMIIQGANHLAANAKYVDALNVFPVPDGDTGTNMNLSMTSGAKEVKNNVQEHIGKVGSALAKGLLMGARGNSGVILSQLFRGFAKAIENKPTVNSVEFAAALNAGVETAYKAVMKPVEGTILTVAKDAAKHAVAVANNHESLIGLMEEVLKEAKASLNRTPDLLPVLKEVGVVDSGGQGLVFVYEGFLAELKGEKLPDSPTAMPNMNELVSAEHHKSVQSHMNTEDIEFGYCTEFMVRLEGKEAFSEENFRQDLSKYGDSLLVISDEEVVKVHIHSEQPGEVLTYGQRYGNLINMKIENMRQQHTDIVGESTTPLRTQASEPKKEKREYGIVAVSMGSGIAELFRSIGANAVIEGGQTMNPSTEDIISAIKEVNARKVIILPNNKNIIMAAEQAAEVAEEEVVVIPSKTVPQGMTALLSFNPSAEAGDNKESMTDAMQHVKTGQLTYAVRDTSIDGLEISTGDFMGLADGKIILKDQDKVKAAKDLLDQMLDEDSEILTILKGEDASDEEVDSIVEFVESNYGDVEVEVHNGEQPLYAFIFAIE, encoded by the coding sequence GTGTCTATTAATGTTCTAGACGGAAAACGTTTTGCGGAGATGATCATCCAGGGCGCCAACCATTTGGCGGCCAATGCCAAATATGTCGACGCGCTGAACGTCTTCCCTGTTCCTGATGGTGATACAGGAACAAATATGAATTTATCCATGACTTCCGGTGCCAAGGAAGTAAAGAACAATGTACAAGAGCATATCGGGAAGGTGGGTTCCGCGCTTGCTAAGGGCCTGCTTATGGGAGCAAGAGGAAACTCAGGTGTTATCCTTTCCCAATTATTCCGCGGTTTTGCAAAAGCAATCGAAAATAAGCCAACTGTGAACTCTGTAGAGTTTGCCGCTGCGTTGAATGCCGGTGTTGAAACAGCGTATAAGGCTGTCATGAAACCTGTGGAAGGCACGATTTTAACAGTAGCCAAGGATGCTGCCAAGCATGCTGTAGCTGTTGCCAATAACCATGAAAGCCTTATTGGTTTAATGGAAGAAGTGCTGAAAGAAGCGAAGGCGTCATTAAACCGCACACCTGACTTGCTGCCTGTCCTGAAGGAAGTAGGAGTAGTCGATAGTGGCGGACAGGGTCTTGTATTTGTTTATGAAGGCTTCCTTGCAGAATTAAAGGGCGAAAAGCTTCCAGATTCTCCAACGGCCATGCCGAACATGAATGAGCTTGTCAGCGCTGAACATCATAAGAGCGTCCAGAGCCACATGAATACTGAGGATATCGAATTCGGCTATTGTACTGAATTCATGGTTAGGCTTGAAGGGAAAGAAGCGTTTTCTGAGGAAAATTTCCGCCAGGACTTGAGCAAATATGGGGATTCTCTTCTCGTTATTTCAGATGAAGAGGTTGTAAAGGTACATATCCACTCAGAACAGCCTGGAGAGGTTTTGACATACGGACAAAGGTACGGAAACCTCATTAATATGAAAATTGAAAATATGCGCCAGCAACATACTGATATTGTCGGTGAATCTACTACCCCTCTTCGAACACAGGCAAGTGAGCCAAAGAAAGAAAAGCGGGAATACGGAATCGTTGCTGTCTCAATGGGGTCCGGAATTGCAGAGCTTTTCCGCAGCATTGGTGCCAATGCGGTGATCGAAGGCGGCCAGACAATGAATCCAAGTACAGAGGATATCATTTCGGCAATCAAAGAAGTTAATGCGCGCAAGGTAATCATCCTGCCGAACAACAAAAACATTATCATGGCTGCTGAGCAGGCTGCTGAGGTGGCGGAGGAAGAAGTGGTAGTTATTCCTTCTAAGACTGTTCCTCAGGGAATGACAGCGTTACTATCCTTTAACCCATCAGCTGAAGCTGGTGACAACAAAGAATCAATGACTGATGCCATGCAGCATGTGAAAACGGGCCAGCTAACCTATGCTGTCCGTGATACAAGCATTGACGGTCTTGAAATTTCAACAGGTGATTTCATGGGTCTTGCCGATGGGAAGATCATCTTGAAGGATCAGGATAAAGTCAAGGCTGCCAAGGATCTATTGGATCAGATGCTTGATGAAGACTCTGAAATCCTGACGATCCTCAAAGGTGAAGACGCTTCAGATGAAGAGGTTGATTCAATCGTCGAGTTTGTTGAAAGCAATTACGGCGATGTCGAAGTTGAAGTCCATAATGGAGAACAGCCATTATACGCTTTCATCTTTGCGATTGAATAA
- the rpmB gene encoding 50S ribosomal protein L28 has translation MPRKCVVTGKSTRSGNARSHAMNANKRTWGANLQKVRILVDGKPKRVWVSTRALRSGKVERV, from the coding sequence ATGCCACGTAAATGTGTAGTAACTGGTAAATCAACTCGTTCTGGAAACGCACGCTCTCACGCAATGAACGCTAACAAGCGTACATGGGGTGCTAACCTTCAAAAAGTACGTATTCTTGTAGACGGTAAGCCTAAGCGTGTTTGGGTATCTACAAGAGCTCTAAGATCAGGTAAAGTTGAACGCGTATAA
- the spoVM gene encoding stage V sporulation protein SpoVM: MRFYTIKLPKFLGGLVRAMLGAFKKD; encoded by the coding sequence ATGAGATTCTATACAATCAAACTGCCTAAGTTTTTAGGTGGCCTCGTACGGGCAATGTTAGGTGCATTTAAAAAGGATTAG
- a CDS encoding thiamine diphosphokinase, protein MKINLVAGGPPNLIPDFTSYDGSNVIWIGIDRGVYFLLKAGVKPTAAFGDFDSVSAAEMAEIEAVVTDLKKFKPEKDETDMELALNWALEQKPESIKIFGATGGRLDHLMANIQLLVKPLQQGSEIHIEIIDEKNILYVKNPGTYTVTKQDDFKYVSFLPVTPAVSGMTLENFKYPLNDCHIPMGSTLCISNELIRGHGTFSFSEGILLVVRSKD, encoded by the coding sequence ATGAAAATAAACTTAGTAGCAGGAGGACCACCAAACCTGATACCCGATTTCACCTCGTATGATGGAAGTAATGTAATCTGGATTGGAATTGATAGAGGAGTATATTTTCTGTTGAAAGCAGGCGTCAAACCGACGGCAGCTTTTGGAGACTTTGATTCAGTTTCAGCAGCTGAGATGGCAGAGATAGAAGCAGTCGTAACCGATCTGAAAAAATTCAAGCCTGAAAAAGATGAGACAGATATGGAACTAGCTTTAAATTGGGCTCTTGAACAAAAGCCAGAATCCATAAAGATCTTTGGCGCAACCGGAGGAAGACTTGACCATTTAATGGCTAATATCCAGCTCCTGGTCAAGCCACTCCAGCAGGGTTCTGAAATCCACATAGAGATTATTGATGAAAAAAACATATTATATGTCAAGAATCCAGGTACCTATACCGTCACCAAGCAGGATGATTTTAAATATGTTTCCTTCCTCCCTGTAACACCAGCAGTCTCTGGCATGACGCTGGAAAATTTTAAATACCCATTAAATGACTGTCATATTCCGATGGGGTCGACACTATGTATTAGTAATGAACTTATTAGAGGTCATGGTACTTTTTCATTTTCTGAAGGCATATTATTAGTTGTAAGGAGCAAGGATTGA